Below is a window of Undibacterium sp. YM2 DNA.
GGTACCACATGCTGTTGCTCTGTACCTTGTTCATCAGATCGTTGACGTTGGTGAGGATGTATGAATCCTGAAACAAACCTGCTTGCTCTTCCATGATGTGGGCCCTTGCTTGCCTGGTATAAGAAGACCTGATTATGGATTCAAGAGATAAGCTGGTCTTGAACCGAAACGACATCGATTTCATCTAATGGGATAAACATCTTTCCCACGTCAGTTTCATTGAAACGGAAGGCCCAGAGCGCAGGGTCTTGAGCTGCAATCCCACGCATGAGCTGGGCTGGTGTATGACCAGTAAAGCGGGCAAAGTCACGGTTCATGTGTGCCTGGTCAGCATAACCAAAGCTGATGGCACATTCAGCCCAGGTAGGGGCTGGCAAGCTGCCCAGCATGACTTGCATCAGCGACGCGCCATAACGCAAGTGCTGTTTGTAGCTGCGCAAACTCAGGCCAAAGCTGGCCAGGAAACGTCGCTCGAACTGCCTGGTACCCAGACCGAGTTGGTCAGCCAGCTCATCGCCTGGCTTGCTGATCCAGTGAGGTGGCATCGCCAGCGGGGCGATGCGTGGTTTTTCCAGCAAACGCCAACGTAGCAACATGTCTTGCACCACTTCTACTTTGGCAGCAGTGCCGCAGGCAGCATGCAGTTTGTCCT
It encodes the following:
- a CDS encoding AraC family transcriptional regulator — its product is MQDYLSHVSLAPHPLLADVCMHFLVKDIPDCWYTVPASPLPMLLVVTHGAVEMENGQTLPPLTVVGPSRHRYRGKAQPGSRFISAAFRPGKLSAILGYPVDEFSDAVIDLADVLPPSSCHEFQDKLHAACGTAAKVEVVQDMLLRWRLLEKPRIAPLAMPPHWISKPGDELADQLGLGTRQFERRFLASFGLSLRSYKQHLRYGASLMQVMLGSLPAPTWAECAISFGYADQAHMNRDFARFTGHTPAQLMRGIAAQDPALWAFRFNETDVGKMFIPLDEIDVVSVQDQLIS